The following are from one region of the Sandaracinus amylolyticus genome:
- a CDS encoding FHA domain-containing protein has product MNDQNKKTLRQFQCRDYLWEIFEQMSGELECSVDYLINEAMRQYARSRNYGARTGPTPDPTGQRARPEPTAQQGRQRVPSQPAIPSAPPPPPARASYPQPGAPSYGQPSPAPIQGSGPGGYPPPPGRSSPGGYPAPPAQQPPAAYGGAGYGAPAPQAYGAPPMQPQSQAGYGGAPYGGAPAPGYPAQPPSYPAASSPGGYPAPPGYGAPPPRPAAPAAPSSYPPPPQTTRPPAYGAGGGAPAPSSYGAPPPLPSAAPPLPGAGGGTHPAGMPTLFVIFNGQKFPVNKEEFIIGRGTKTADLAIKDGNISRRHAAVIFQNGGFYMKDLGSTNGVEFQGRRVDGKRIEEGDVYQLCDYELRFTYR; this is encoded by the coding sequence ATGAACGACCAGAACAAGAAGACCCTGCGGCAGTTCCAGTGCCGGGACTACCTCTGGGAGATCTTCGAGCAGATGAGCGGCGAGCTCGAGTGCTCCGTCGACTATCTGATCAACGAGGCCATGCGGCAGTACGCGCGCTCGCGGAACTACGGCGCGCGCACCGGTCCGACGCCCGATCCCACCGGCCAGCGCGCCCGCCCCGAGCCGACCGCGCAGCAGGGCCGACAGCGCGTCCCGAGCCAGCCCGCGATTCCCTCGGCGCCGCCGCCCCCGCCCGCGCGCGCGTCGTATCCGCAGCCCGGCGCGCCCTCGTACGGGCAGCCCTCGCCCGCGCCGATCCAGGGCTCGGGCCCCGGTGGATATCCGCCGCCCCCCGGTCGCTCGTCGCCCGGTGGGTATCCCGCGCCGCCCGCCCAGCAGCCGCCCGCTGCGTACGGTGGCGCGGGCTACGGTGCCCCGGCGCCCCAGGCGTACGGGGCGCCGCCGATGCAGCCGCAGTCGCAGGCCGGCTACGGCGGAGCGCCCTACGGGGGCGCACCGGCGCCGGGTTATCCCGCGCAGCCGCCCTCGTATCCCGCGGCATCGTCGCCCGGCGGCTATCCCGCGCCGCCCGGGTACGGCGCGCCCCCGCCGCGGCCTGCCGCGCCCGCTGCACCGTCGTCGTATCCGCCGCCGCCCCAGACCACGCGTCCGCCTGCGTACGGCGCGGGTGGGGGCGCGCCCGCGCCCTCGTCGTACGGCGCGCCGCCTCCGCTCCCGAGCGCAGCGCCGCCGCTGCCCGGCGCGGGAGGAGGCACGCATCCCGCGGGCATGCCGACGCTCTTCGTGATCTTCAACGGGCAGAAGTTCCCGGTGAACAAGGAAGAGTTCATCATCGGCCGCGGCACGAAGACCGCTGATCTCGCGATCAAGGACGGCAACATCTCGCGTCGTCACGCGGCCGTGATCTTCCAGAACGGCGGCTTCTACATGAAGGATCTCGGCAGCACGAACGGCGTCGAGTTCCAGGGCCGCCGCGTGGACGGAAAGCGCATCGAAGAGGGCGACGTCTACCAGCTCTGCGACTACGAGCTGCGCTTCACGTACCGCTGA
- a CDS encoding glycoside hydrolase family 15 protein: MASRIEDYAFIGDMKGSALVSRNADIDWLCVPRFDSEACLAALLGRDEHGRWAMRPTTRVRETRQRYRGDTLVLETELECDEGVVRIVDFMTPTLDRNDVIRIVEGVSGAVTLEMVLDVRFGYGANLPWIRCYDGLVTLVAGPDSMHLRASVPLTAGRSRVSSTFTIRAGEQASFVATWTASDRAAPQPLDVPRALEDTERFWLEWASRCTYRGKWRDAVLRSLLTLKALTYAPTGGIVAAPTTSLPEEIGGVRNWDYRFCWLRDATLTLDALMIGGYSDEARAWRDWIARTVLGDPSRLQIMYGLAGERRLTEFELDWLPGYEESRPVRVGNGAWSQFQLDVYGETISCLYQARRAGLPPLEEAWEIAREVFERVEHIWQRPDEGIWEVRGGGLRHFTHSKVMAWVAIDRSIRLVEEYGVGGDPLQSELPHLRALRERIHEDVCTRAWNQGIGAFAQSYGSDALDASVLIIPHVGFLPADDPRMLSTVRAIEKRLLRGGFVQRYSTGLGLDGLPGDESPFLACSFWLADNYAYQGRIDDAEKLFERLLALQNHVGLLSEEYDPIAGRQIGNFPQAFSHLALIFSANAIEICRAKKTRPRAEAQPAHP; encoded by the coding sequence ATGGCCTCTCGCATCGAAGACTACGCGTTCATCGGCGACATGAAGGGCTCGGCCCTCGTCTCGCGCAATGCCGACATCGACTGGCTCTGCGTGCCGCGCTTCGACTCCGAGGCGTGCCTCGCCGCGCTGCTGGGTCGCGACGAGCACGGGCGCTGGGCGATGCGCCCGACGACGCGCGTGCGCGAGACGCGGCAGCGTTATCGCGGCGACACGCTGGTGCTGGAGACCGAGCTCGAGTGCGACGAGGGCGTGGTCCGCATCGTCGACTTCATGACGCCCACGCTCGATCGCAACGACGTGATCCGGATCGTCGAGGGCGTGAGTGGCGCCGTGACACTCGAGATGGTGCTCGATGTGCGATTCGGCTACGGCGCGAACCTGCCCTGGATCCGCTGTTACGACGGGCTCGTCACACTCGTCGCGGGGCCCGACTCGATGCACCTGCGCGCATCGGTGCCCCTCACCGCCGGGCGCTCCCGCGTGTCCTCGACGTTCACGATCCGCGCAGGCGAGCAGGCGTCGTTCGTCGCGACGTGGACCGCATCGGATCGTGCGGCGCCTCAGCCGCTCGACGTCCCTCGCGCGCTCGAGGACACGGAGCGCTTCTGGCTCGAGTGGGCGAGTCGCTGCACCTATCGAGGCAAGTGGCGCGACGCAGTACTGCGCTCGCTGCTCACCCTGAAGGCGCTCACGTACGCACCGACCGGCGGCATCGTCGCGGCCCCGACGACCTCGCTCCCCGAGGAGATCGGTGGAGTGCGCAACTGGGACTATCGATTCTGCTGGTTGCGCGACGCGACTCTGACGCTCGATGCGCTGATGATCGGCGGCTACTCCGACGAAGCGCGCGCGTGGCGCGACTGGATCGCGCGCACGGTGCTCGGAGATCCGTCGCGCCTGCAGATCATGTACGGGCTCGCGGGCGAGCGGAGATTGACCGAATTCGAGCTCGACTGGCTCCCTGGATACGAGGAGTCGCGACCGGTGCGAGTCGGCAATGGCGCATGGAGCCAATTCCAGCTCGACGTCTACGGCGAGACGATCAGCTGTCTGTACCAGGCGCGCCGCGCGGGCCTGCCGCCGCTCGAAGAAGCGTGGGAGATCGCGCGCGAGGTCTTCGAGCGCGTCGAGCACATCTGGCAGCGACCCGACGAAGGCATCTGGGAAGTGCGCGGCGGTGGTCTGCGCCACTTCACGCACTCGAAGGTGATGGCGTGGGTCGCGATCGATCGCTCGATCCGACTCGTCGAGGAGTACGGCGTCGGTGGCGATCCGTTGCAGAGCGAGCTGCCCCACCTGCGCGCGCTGCGCGAGCGCATCCACGAGGACGTGTGCACGCGCGCGTGGAACCAGGGCATCGGCGCGTTCGCGCAGTCGTACGGCTCGGACGCGCTCGACGCGAGCGTGCTGATCATCCCGCACGTCGGGTTCCTGCCCGCCGACGATCCGCGCATGCTCTCGACGGTCCGCGCGATCGAGAAGCGACTGCTGCGCGGCGGGTTCGTGCAGCGCTACTCGACCGGCCTCGGGCTCGACGGATTGCCCGGCGACGAGAGCCCGTTCCTCGCGTGCAGCTTCTGGCTCGCCGACAACTACGCGTACCAGGGGCGCATCGACGACGCCGAGAAGCTCTTCGAGCGCCTGCTCGCGCTCCAGAATCACGTCGGTCTGCTCTCGGAGGAGTACGATCCGATCGCGGGGCGGCAGATCGGGAACTTCCCCCAGGCGTTCTCGCACCTCGCGCTCATCTTCTCCGCGAACGCGATCGAGATCTGCCGCGCGAAGAAGACGCGCCCCCGCGCCGAGGCCCAGCCCGCACATCCCTGA
- a CDS encoding sensor histidine kinase, whose protein sequence is MTGPLDPRCHELARVLREEKQVILDTWVERVRADPRVPRASTLPDDELLDHAPMLLDEVARALEGHDAPQERHAAASEHGAQRAGHGYDIPAVVREIAVLRDIVVERLVPHQTLFDGAPGRTFHGVFDDAIAASVERMENVVRAAIELQRDDAEQAKRRAERSDAEKDLFVAVIAHEIRTPLQAVLGWVALARERVRGDDLLARAIDTIDRNVGLQRRLVEDLLDLARVRSGKLSLDLQRVELAHLLAAAVESARPFAASKDVELALEHAAPAYVDGDRERLLQVLSNLLTNAMKFTSRGGHVIVRVRPAEDHVRVEVSDDGAGIAPEIRASVFDPFRQGDPLAGSRSGGLGLGLAIVREVVEAHRGRVGVESEGVGKGATFWFELPRAQP, encoded by the coding sequence GTGACCGGCCCCCTCGACCCGCGTTGCCACGAGCTCGCGCGCGTCCTGCGCGAGGAGAAGCAGGTGATCCTCGACACCTGGGTCGAGCGCGTGCGCGCCGACCCGCGGGTGCCGCGCGCGAGCACGCTCCCCGACGACGAGCTGCTCGATCACGCACCGATGCTGCTCGACGAGGTCGCGCGCGCGCTCGAGGGGCACGATGCACCGCAAGAGCGTCACGCTGCGGCCTCGGAGCACGGTGCCCAGCGCGCGGGCCACGGCTACGACATCCCCGCCGTCGTGCGCGAGATCGCGGTGCTGCGCGACATCGTGGTCGAGCGGCTCGTGCCGCACCAGACGCTCTTCGACGGCGCCCCGGGCCGCACGTTCCACGGCGTGTTCGACGACGCGATCGCCGCCTCGGTCGAGCGCATGGAGAACGTCGTGCGCGCGGCGATCGAGCTCCAGCGCGACGACGCCGAGCAGGCCAAGCGACGCGCCGAGCGCTCCGATGCCGAGAAGGATCTCTTCGTCGCAGTGATCGCGCACGAGATCCGGACGCCGCTGCAGGCGGTGCTGGGCTGGGTCGCGCTCGCGCGAGAGCGGGTGCGGGGCGACGACCTCCTGGCGCGCGCGATCGACACGATCGATCGCAACGTCGGGCTGCAGCGCCGGCTCGTCGAGGACCTGCTGGATCTCGCGCGGGTGCGCAGCGGGAAGCTCTCGCTCGATCTGCAGCGCGTCGAGCTCGCGCACCTCCTCGCGGCCGCCGTCGAGTCGGCGCGGCCGTTCGCGGCGAGCAAGGACGTCGAGCTCGCGCTGGAGCACGCCGCGCCGGCGTACGTGGACGGCGATCGCGAGCGCTTGCTGCAGGTGCTCTCGAACCTGCTCACGAACGCGATGAAGTTCACGTCGCGAGGAGGGCACGTGATCGTGCGCGTGCGCCCCGCCGAAGATCACGTGCGCGTGGAGGTGAGCGACGACGGCGCGGGCATCGCGCCGGAGATCCGCGCGTCGGTGTTCGATCCGTTCCGCCAGGGCGACCCGCTCGCGGGGAGCCGCAGCGGCGGGCTCGGCCTCGGGCTCGCGATCGTGCGCGAGGTGGTCGAGGCACATCGGGGCCGCGTCGGCGTGGAGAGCGAGGGCGTCGGCAAGGGCGCGACGTTCTGGTTCGAGCTGCCGCGCGCGCAGCCGTGA
- a CDS encoding bile acid:sodium symporter family protein has protein sequence MADAIRAIIAVALPALMFAHGLSMRVDDRRAASADRPWLMSRAALAVIVLVPLLALVVLTIVPTSPRVHVGIAIMAASPVAPLALQRIAGERDADASFATVMHLTLGSLAVFTTPLVLATLGAILGFRASVGPSQVAGQLATALLAPMVLGIVAARRAPLLARLASPLGAIAKLALAAAVVLILVASSGSMFAMDPTSYVAMALFVAGALAIGHLLGGPRREDRVTLALEASFRNPGLALLIASVAFPSGRPLEVLVPYVVTAFVVQSLYLALMRRRRELGAPAPA, from the coding sequence ATGGCCGACGCGATCCGGGCGATCATCGCGGTCGCGCTGCCCGCGCTGATGTTCGCGCACGGGCTCTCGATGCGCGTCGACGATCGACGTGCGGCGAGCGCGGATCGACCCTGGCTGATGTCGCGCGCGGCGCTCGCGGTGATCGTGCTGGTCCCGCTGCTCGCGCTGGTCGTGCTCACGATCGTCCCCACGAGCCCTCGCGTGCACGTCGGCATCGCGATCATGGCCGCGTCGCCGGTGGCGCCGCTCGCGCTGCAGCGGATCGCGGGCGAGCGCGATGCCGACGCGTCGTTCGCGACCGTGATGCACCTGACGCTGGGCTCGCTCGCGGTGTTCACGACGCCGCTCGTGCTCGCGACCCTCGGTGCGATCCTCGGGTTCCGCGCGTCGGTCGGCCCGAGCCAGGTCGCGGGCCAGCTCGCGACGGCGCTGCTCGCGCCGATGGTGCTCGGGATCGTCGCGGCGCGCCGCGCGCCCCTCCTCGCGCGGCTCGCGAGCCCGCTCGGGGCGATCGCGAAGCTCGCGCTCGCGGCCGCCGTCGTGCTGATCCTCGTCGCGTCGTCGGGGTCGATGTTCGCGATGGACCCGACCTCGTACGTCGCGATGGCGCTCTTCGTCGCGGGCGCGCTCGCGATCGGGCACCTGCTCGGAGGCCCTCGCCGCGAGGATCGCGTCACGCTCGCGCTCGAGGCCTCGTTCCGCAACCCCGGGCTCGCGCTGCTCATCGCGTCGGTCGCGTTCCCGTCGGGCCGCCCGCTCGAGGTGCTCGTGCCCTACGTCGTCACGGCCTTCGTCGTGCAGTCGCTCTATCTCGCGCTGATGCGCCGCCGGCGCGAGCTCGGCGCGCCCGCTCCCGCTTGA